A portion of the Candidatus Cloacimonadaceae bacterium genome contains these proteins:
- a CDS encoding DMT family transporter — protein MSGTPISNFVLILTAAIWGFAFVAQRKGMETLDPFTFNALRFALGTGFLYLLKLILKKGKGVHEGVSSGKPMLLLGLILFIAASLQQFGIVWTSAGNAGFITGLYVLFVPLIGLFRAQKLRLSVIGSVVLAVAGLYVINLGADLNMSIGNAWVLVSAVFFAIHVQMVDKLSKLHSAIDLAMLQFSVCAILSFGFAGAHHLIKMGSSMEVNLLVSNIISASLPIFYGGIMSVGIAYTLQIFAQKRVQPTTAAIILCSEGLIALFGGWLLLSEKIGLSTLLGAFLLLTAMLLSILRRGGKVFLIDKKGTVKT, from the coding sequence TTGAGCGGTACACCTATTTCAAACTTTGTCCTGATCCTCACCGCCGCGATTTGGGGGTTTGCCTTTGTGGCGCAACGCAAGGGCATGGAAACCCTGGATCCCTTTACTTTCAACGCTTTGCGCTTTGCCTTGGGAACCGGTTTTTTGTACCTGCTGAAATTGATCTTAAAAAAGGGAAAAGGAGTCCATGAAGGGGTGTCAAGCGGCAAACCAATGCTGCTATTGGGTTTGATCCTCTTTATCGCTGCCTCTTTGCAGCAGTTTGGAATCGTCTGGACCAGTGCCGGAAATGCGGGATTCATCACGGGGCTTTATGTGTTATTTGTTCCTTTGATCGGGTTGTTCAGAGCGCAAAAACTGCGCTTAAGTGTGATTGGAAGCGTGGTTTTGGCGGTGGCGGGCTTGTATGTAATCAATCTTGGAGCCGATCTGAACATGTCTATTGGAAACGCTTGGGTGCTCGTCAGTGCCGTCTTTTTCGCGATCCATGTGCAAATGGTGGACAAGCTTTCCAAGCTGCACTCCGCCATTGACTTGGCAATGCTCCAATTCAGCGTGTGCGCGATTTTGAGTTTCGGCTTTGCCGGTGCTCATCATCTTATTAAAATGGGTTCCTCTATGGAAGTGAATCTGCTCGTAAGCAACATCATAAGCGCTTCCCTGCCAATTTTTTATGGAGGAATCATGTCCGTTGGGATTGCCTACACGCTGCAGATATTTGCCCAAAAGCGGGTGCAGCCTACCACGGCTGCGATCATACTTTGTTCGGAAGGGCTCATTGCCCTCTTTGGCGGATGGCTGTTATTGTCCGAAAAGATCGGTCTATCCACGCTGCTTGGCGCTTTTCTCCTTCTGACGGCGATGCTGCTCAGTATTCTGCGACGGGGCGGAAAAGTTTTTTTGATTGACAAAAAAGGGACTGTAAAAACTTAG
- the secG gene encoding preprotein translocase subunit SecG: MLYTIALIIHAIICIALVLIILAQTSKGGLDANLGGAAMNVFGGSGASKFLKKWTQILALVFVASCLLLAFLVRDARGTNMDKIQERQKKLDAAAGTAPAGTEQPVPFNSTP; encoded by the coding sequence ATGTTATACACAATTGCTTTGATCATTCATGCCATCATCTGCATCGCGCTGGTGCTGATTATTTTGGCGCAAACATCCAAAGGCGGCTTGGATGCCAATCTCGGCGGCGCGGCGATGAACGTCTTTGGCGGCAGTGGAGCTTCAAAGTTCCTCAAAAAATGGACTCAGATTCTGGCTTTGGTTTTTGTAGCCTCATGTCTGTTGTTGGCATTTCTGGTGCGCGATGCTCGCGGAACCAATATGGACAAGATACAGGAACGCCAGAAGAAGCTTGATGCCGCAGCAGGAACAGCTCCAGCCGGCACCGAACAACCGGTTCCTTTTAATAGCACTCCTTAA
- the rsmI gene encoding 16S rRNA (cytidine(1402)-2'-O)-methyltransferase — MKSGKLYLVPTPIGNLGDMTLRGLETLKSATLIAAEDTRSARRLLKHFQIPCPALISYHKFSEKRRIPEIMAILEQGKDVAIISDAGSPGISDPAEIIVKAAIDEGVEVIALPGATAFVPALTASGLPCSSFLFLGFLPQKPKDRKQIMQRIVVSPDTVILYEAPHRVKKTLMELYKHLGKRQIVIARELSKIYEEYIRTDLGSLLEDYQVMEKGEFVILIEPCLKETVPDPGQLRYLVKDMLRSGKQASAILEELSSEYPRNQVYQIILSFKKPK, encoded by the coding sequence ATGAAAAGCGGGAAACTATATCTTGTGCCCACTCCCATCGGCAATCTGGGAGATATGACCCTGCGGGGATTGGAGACGCTCAAATCCGCAACCCTGATCGCCGCTGAGGATACCCGCTCCGCCCGAAGGTTGCTGAAGCACTTTCAGATCCCTTGTCCCGCGCTGATCAGCTATCACAAATTCAGTGAAAAACGCCGTATCCCGGAGATTATGGCAATTCTCGAACAGGGGAAAGATGTGGCGATCATCTCCGATGCCGGCAGTCCGGGAATATCCGATCCAGCGGAAATCATCGTCAAAGCCGCTATTGACGAGGGTGTGGAAGTAATCGCTCTACCGGGGGCAACGGCATTCGTGCCTGCGCTCACAGCAAGTGGTTTGCCATGCAGCAGTTTTTTGTTTCTGGGATTCCTGCCGCAAAAACCAAAGGATCGTAAGCAGATCATGCAGAGAATTGTCGTCTCGCCGGATACCGTTATTCTTTATGAAGCGCCTCACCGCGTCAAAAAGACCCTCATGGAGCTCTATAAACACCTTGGCAAGCGGCAAATCGTGATCGCCCGTGAACTTAGCAAAATCTATGAAGAATACATAAGAACCGATTTGGGAAGCCTACTTGAAGACTATCAGGTGATGGAGAAAGGCGAGTTTGTGATCCTGATCGAGCCTTGTTTAAAAGAGACTGTTCCTGATCCCGGACAATTGCGGTATCTGGTGAAAGATATGCTCAGATCGGGCAAACAAGCATCAGCGATCCTGGAAGAATTAAGCAGCGAATATCCACGCAACCAAGTATATCAGATCATCCTCTCTTTCAAAAAGCCAAAGTAA